One part of the Lycium ferocissimum isolate CSIRO_LF1 chromosome 8, AGI_CSIRO_Lferr_CH_V1, whole genome shotgun sequence genome encodes these proteins:
- the LOC132068277 gene encoding chaperonin CPN60-2, mitochondrial-like, whose protein sequence is MYRFAAKLASKSRVARSSTQQVGSRLNWSRNYAAKDIKFGVEARGLMLQGVEQLADAVKVTMGPKGRNVVIEQSWGAPKVTKDGVTVAKNIEFKDKIKNVGASLVKQVANATNDVAGDGTTCATVLTRAIFAEGCKSVAAGMNAMDLRRGITMAVDAVVTNLKSRARMISTSEEIAQVGTISANGEREIGELIAKAMEKVGKEGVITIQDGKTLYNELEVVEGMKLDRGYISPYFITNEKNQKCELDDPLILIHEKKISSINAIVKVLELALKRQRPLLIVSEDVESEALATLILNKLRAGIKVCAIKAPGFGENRKANLQDLAALTGGQVITEELGLNIENVELDMLGKCKKVTISKDDTVVLDGAGEKKAIEERCEQIRSAIELSTSDYDKEKLQERLAKLSGGVAVLKVGGASELEVGEKKDRVTDALNATKAAVEEGIVPGGGVALLYASKELETLPTANFDQKIGVQIIQNALKTPVHTIASNAGVEGSVVVGKLLEQDNLDLGYDAAKGEYVDMVKSGIIDPLKVIRTALVDAASVSSLLTTTEAVIVELPKDEKASPAMPGGGMDY, encoded by the exons ATGTATCGTTTTGCAGCAAAACTGGCTTCTAAATCCAG GGTTGCAAGAAGCAGCACCCAACAG GTTGGTAGTAGGTTGAATTGGAGCAGAAACTATGCAGCTAAGGATATTAAATTTGGAGTTGAAGCTCGGGGTTTGATGCTTCAAGGAGTTGAACAGCTTGCTGATGCAGTTAAAGTCACCATGGGTCCAAAG GGTCGTAATGTGGTGATTGAACAAAGTTGGGGTGCACCCAAGGTGACAAAAGATGGTGTCACTGTTGCAAAAAACATCGAATTCaaggacaaaattaaaaatgTTGGTGCAAGCCTTGTAAAACAGGTTGCCAATGCCACTAATGATGTTGCTGGTGATG GTACCACGTGTGCAACAGTCCTCACTCGAGCAATATTTGCTGAAGGGTGCAAGTCTGTAGCTGCTGGTATGAATGCAATGGATCTTAGACGGGGTATCACAATGGCTGTTGATGCTGTTGTAACAAACCTGAAAAGCAGAGCACGGATGATAAGCACATCCGAGGAGATTGCCCAG GTTGGGACAATCTCTGCAAATGGAGAAAGGGAAATTGGTGAGCTAATTGCaaaggctatggagaaagttggCAAGGAAGGTGTCATCACTATTCAA GATGGAAAGACATTGTATAATGAGTTGGAAGTTGTTGAAGGGATGAAGCTGGACAGAGGCTACATATCCCCATACTTTATCACGAATGAGAAGAATCAAAAATGT GAGCTGGATGACCCACTTATTCTTATTCATGAGAAAAAAATCTCAAGCATAAATGCTATTGTGAAAGTGCTAGAGTTGGCTTTGAAG AGACAAAGGCCACTCTTAATTGTGTCCGAAGATGTGGAGAGTGAAGCACTTGCTACACTTATTCTGAACAAGCTTCGTGCTGGAATCAAG GTTTGCGCCATCAAAGCTCCAGGATTTGGTGAAAACAGGAAGGCTAATTTGCAAGATCTTGCTGCTTTAACTGGAGGCCAG GTCATCACGGAAGAACTTGGATTGaacattgaaaatgtggagttGGACATGCTGGGAAAATGTAAAAAG GTCACTATCTCCAAGGATGACACTGTTGTTCTTGATGGTGCGGGTGAGAAGAAGGCCATAGAGGAGAGATGTGAACAG ATTAGATCAGCAATTGAATTGAGCACATCTGATTACGACAAGGAGAAATTGCAGGAAAGACTAGCTAAGCTTTCAGGGGGTGTTGCCGTGTTGAAG GTAGGAGGAGCTAGTGAACTTGAGGTTGGTGAGAAGAAAGACAGAGTTACCGATGCTTTGAATGCCACAAAAGCTGCTGTAGAGGAAGGAATTGTTCCAG GCGGTGGGGTTGCACTTCTTTATGCGTCAAAAGAATTGGAGACGTTGCCAACAGCCAACTTTGACCAGAAGATCGGTGTGCAAATTATTCAGAATGCTCTCAAG ACACCAGTACATACAATTGCCTCTAATGCTGGGGTAGAGGGATCAGTAGTGGTTGGCAAACTGTTGGAGCAGGATAACCTGGATCTTGGATATGATGCTGCAAAAG GTGAATATGTTGATATGGTAAAATCAGGGATCATTGACCCATTGAAAGTAATTAGGACGGCCTTGGTTGATGCTGCTAG TGTGTCATCTCTATTGACTACAACTGAAGCTGTTATTGTTGAGCTTCCCAAGGATGAGAAGGCATCTCCAGCTATGCCTGGTGGTGGGATGGACTACTAA